One window from the genome of Cardiocondyla obscurior isolate alpha-2009 linkage group LG04, Cobs3.1, whole genome shotgun sequence encodes:
- the LOC139101885 gene encoding protein Star isoform X1 — MKMAPAGTPSSNGGLPQPVGPTLTGTSFANYKRTWWRRVAPCLAFLAAFSTAMVLLLIWSEAAALRRQAFDANMTRDYVLDSVSMDNPQLVAYIRQVQLKPTTHQDPLNASQTSVEKYVDTLSQGKREGIYAEYISRLGAISSTAWLESNLNWRGVLILTEPKSFFEAQRSTRNPRSRVLHACLSTDTDTKEIKYHQESEVQVTKLGDGPNSLVSSDDGFPTTRLKCFPLYSVLLAYNATTLDYLSLDSPDAPDGQVLDTIPWDVIRISILSIRWSPHHSEAETKSFIDKMTSRRYKLVHTTDTGKSIFLYDTLLKI; from the exons ATGAA AATGGCTCCCGCAGGGACACCTTCATCAAACGGAGGCCTGCCGCAGCCTGTAGGGCCCACTTTGACCGGCACGTCGTTTGCCAATTACAAAAGGACCTGGTGGAGGAGAGTGGCCCCCTGCCTGGCCTTTCTTGCCGCCTTTTCCACCGCCATGGTTCTGCTACTTATTTGGAGCGAGGCTGCGGCTTTGAG GAGGCAGGCGTTCGACGCAAACATGACCAGAGATTACGTGCTTGACAGCGTCTCGATGGACAATCCGCAATTGGTCGCGTACATACGGCAGGTGCAGCTGAAGCCGACGACTCATCAAGACCCGTTGAACGCCAGCCAAACGTCGGTGGAGAAGTACGTGGACACCTTGTCGCAGGGCAAACGCGAGGGTATCTACGCGGAGTACATCAGCAGG TTAGGTGCGATCTCCAGTACCGCTTGGTTGGAATCTAATCTGAACTGGCGAGGTGTTCTGATACTCACCGAGCCGAAGAGCTTCTTCGAGGCGCAGCGGAGTACTAGAAACCCACGATCGAGGGTTCTGCATGCCTGTCTCAGCACGGACACGGATACCAAagag ATAAAATACCATCAGGAATCAGAGGTTCAGGTTACTAAGCTGGGTGATGGTCCCAACAGCCTCGTGTCGTCGGACGATGGTTTTCCTACTACTAGACTCAAGTGTTTTCCTCTTTACAGCGTGCTGTTAGCGTACAATGCTACGACTTTAGATTACTTAAGTCTGGATAGCCCCGATGCTCCCGACGGCCag GTACTCGACACCATCCCATGGGACGTCATAAGAATATCGATACTCTCGATACGGTGGAGTCCCCATCATAGCGAGGCGGAAACAAAGAGCTTCATCGACAAGATGACTAGCCGGAGGTACAAGCTCGTACACACGACAGACACCGGAAAGTCGATTTTCCTGTATGATACTCTCCTTAAGATTTAA
- the LOC139101880 gene encoding facilitated trehalose transporter Tret1: protein MEERMEVSGMINGVPARQEGRKLWQYLASLSACLMAVGVGTALAWTSPVLPQLYEKNSWLVITEEQGSWVSSLLALGAIAGAVPSGPMADKLGRKKTLLLLAAPFLLSWVIIILASQLWLIYVARFIVGAGVGAACVVVPTYISEIAETSTRGSLGAMFQLNITVGILLAFVLGAVMNYTAFAIVCALIEVGFLASFMWMPESPIWLVNQKRKPEATVAMAVFRGDSYDPSEELAEAQREAEAASLKKSTVFDLVRTVAARKALLASLGGMFFQQLSGINAVIFYTVTIFQAAGSSMAPEISSIIVAIVQMVTTVVAAVIVDRAGRKPLLILSSSVMLISLVALGSYFNLKESESDVSNLGWLPLTSLTLFMIAFSIGMGPIPWMLMGEVFPAETKAVASGIAVMLNWFLVFLVTKSFPMMNKGLGADVTFWIFATIMAIATGFIYFFVPETKGKTSQEIQEELQGNVRLNKTRP from the exons ATGGAGGAAAGGATGGAAGTCTCGGGGATGATTAACGGCGTTCCTGCTCGCCAGGAAGGCAGAAAACTGTGGCAGTATTTAGCGTCTCTTTCCG CCTGCTTGATGGCGGTCGGCGTCGGCACCGCTTTGGCCTGGACGTCGCCCGTTCTGCCCCAGCTCTACGAGAAAAATTCCTGGCTCGTTATCACTGAGGAACAAGGATCTTGGGTGAGCTCTCTGTTGGCTTTGGGCGCGATAGCTGGCGCCGTTCCGTCCGGACCGATGGCCGACAAACTGGGACGCAAGAAAACGCTTCTTTTACTGGCGGCTCCGTTTCTTCTTTCCTGGGTGATCATCATACTTGCCTCGCAACTCTGGCTGATCTATGTAGCTAGATTCATAGTCGGGGCCGGTGTAGGGGCGGCCTGCGTCGTCGTACCGACTTATATTTCCGAAATCGCGGAGACCTCGACAAGAGGCAGTCTCGGCGCAATGTTCCAGCTAAACATTACAGTTGGGATCTTATTGGCCTTCGTACTTGGAGCCGTGATGAATTACACAGCGTTCGCTATAGTCTGCGCTCTTATAGAGGTTGGCTTCTTGGCTAGCTTTATGTGGATGCCAGAATCACCTATCTGGCTTGTG AACCAGAAACGGAAACCGGAAGCCACTGTAGCAATGGCAGTCTTCCGAGGAGATTCTTACGATCCGTCTGAGGAACTCGCGGAGGCACAACGAGAAGCTGAGGCGgcatcgttaaaaaaatcgacAGTATTCGATCTTGTGCGAACCGTAGCAGCTCGAAAAGCTTTGCTCGCTTCGTTGGGTGGCATGTTCTTTCAGCAACTATCCGGCATAAACGCAGTGATCTTTTATACCGTTACCATCTTCCAGGCGGCTGGCAGCTCAATGGCACCAGAGATTTCCTCTATAATCGTGGCGATCGTTCAG ATGGTTACGACAGTCGTGGCAGCCGTGATCGTCGATCGTGCCGGAAGGAAGCCGCTGCTGATACTTTCCTCGAGCGTCATGTTAATCAGTCTCGTGGCTCTCGGTTCGTATTTCAATTTGAAAGAAAGCGAAAGTGATGTCAGCAATCTCGGCTGGTTACCGCTCACGTCTTTGACGTTGTTCATGATCGCCTTCTCCATTGG AATGGGTCCGATACCGTGGATGTTGATGGGCGAAGTGTTTCCCGCGGAGACCAAGGCGGTCGCCTCCGGTATTGCCGTGATGTTGAACTGGTTCTTGGTGTTCCTAGTAACAAAAAGCTTTCCGATGATGAACAAAGGGCTAGGAGCGGACGTCACTTTCTGGATTTTTGCCACAATCATGGCGATCGCCACcggatttatatattttttcgtacCGGAAACCAAAGGAAAAACTTCTCAGGAGATTCAGGAAGAGTTGCAGGGCAACGTTCGATTAAACAAAACGAGGCCTTAA
- the LOC139101885 gene encoding protein Star isoform X2, which translates to MAPAGTPSSNGGLPQPVGPTLTGTSFANYKRTWWRRVAPCLAFLAAFSTAMVLLLIWSEAAALRRQAFDANMTRDYVLDSVSMDNPQLVAYIRQVQLKPTTHQDPLNASQTSVEKYVDTLSQGKREGIYAEYISRLGAISSTAWLESNLNWRGVLILTEPKSFFEAQRSTRNPRSRVLHACLSTDTDTKEIKYHQESEVQVTKLGDGPNSLVSSDDGFPTTRLKCFPLYSVLLAYNATTLDYLSLDSPDAPDGQVLDTIPWDVIRISILSIRWSPHHSEAETKSFIDKMTSRRYKLVHTTDTGKSIFLYDTLLKI; encoded by the exons ATGGCTCCCGCAGGGACACCTTCATCAAACGGAGGCCTGCCGCAGCCTGTAGGGCCCACTTTGACCGGCACGTCGTTTGCCAATTACAAAAGGACCTGGTGGAGGAGAGTGGCCCCCTGCCTGGCCTTTCTTGCCGCCTTTTCCACCGCCATGGTTCTGCTACTTATTTGGAGCGAGGCTGCGGCTTTGAG GAGGCAGGCGTTCGACGCAAACATGACCAGAGATTACGTGCTTGACAGCGTCTCGATGGACAATCCGCAATTGGTCGCGTACATACGGCAGGTGCAGCTGAAGCCGACGACTCATCAAGACCCGTTGAACGCCAGCCAAACGTCGGTGGAGAAGTACGTGGACACCTTGTCGCAGGGCAAACGCGAGGGTATCTACGCGGAGTACATCAGCAGG TTAGGTGCGATCTCCAGTACCGCTTGGTTGGAATCTAATCTGAACTGGCGAGGTGTTCTGATACTCACCGAGCCGAAGAGCTTCTTCGAGGCGCAGCGGAGTACTAGAAACCCACGATCGAGGGTTCTGCATGCCTGTCTCAGCACGGACACGGATACCAAagag ATAAAATACCATCAGGAATCAGAGGTTCAGGTTACTAAGCTGGGTGATGGTCCCAACAGCCTCGTGTCGTCGGACGATGGTTTTCCTACTACTAGACTCAAGTGTTTTCCTCTTTACAGCGTGCTGTTAGCGTACAATGCTACGACTTTAGATTACTTAAGTCTGGATAGCCCCGATGCTCCCGACGGCCag GTACTCGACACCATCCCATGGGACGTCATAAGAATATCGATACTCTCGATACGGTGGAGTCCCCATCATAGCGAGGCGGAAACAAAGAGCTTCATCGACAAGATGACTAGCCGGAGGTACAAGCTCGTACACACGACAGACACCGGAAAGTCGATTTTCCTGTATGATACTCTCCTTAAGATTTAA